A single region of the Latilactobacillus curvatus JCM 1096 = DSM 20019 genome encodes:
- the yqeH gene encoding ribosome biogenesis GTPase YqeH gives MTETQQTEEELFCIGCGARIQTTDKEALGYTPNSALKKGLETGQLYCQRCFRLRHYNEISDIKLNDDDFLALLNQIGDSDALIVNVVDIFDFNGSLIPGLHRFIGDNPVILVGNKVDILPSALNPNKVINWIQKEAKEHGLHPVETMLVSAKKGNSVDELLAVIERERKGRDVYVVGVTNVGKSTLINRIIKQTGILDSDVITTSQFPGTTLDRIDIPLYEDDHALIDTPGIMHAQQMAHYLHDKDLRLIAPQKRIKPKVYQLNEQQTLFLGGLARFDFIQGARHGFVGYFDNELYIHRTKLENADQFYAKQLGDMLQPPHPEDLADFPELQRYEFSTKQKSDLVFAGLGWITLPENVVVAGYAPKGVSVMIRKALI, from the coding sequence ATGACTGAAACACAACAAACTGAGGAAGAACTATTTTGTATTGGCTGTGGCGCTCGCATCCAAACAACGGACAAAGAAGCACTCGGCTATACGCCTAATTCAGCGCTTAAAAAAGGCTTGGAAACGGGTCAATTGTATTGCCAACGTTGTTTTAGATTACGACACTACAACGAAATCAGTGATATCAAATTAAATGATGATGATTTCTTAGCCTTATTGAACCAAATTGGCGACAGTGACGCGTTGATCGTGAACGTCGTCGATATCTTCGATTTTAACGGGAGTTTAATTCCAGGGTTACATCGTTTTATCGGCGATAACCCCGTGATTTTAGTGGGGAATAAGGTTGATATCTTACCATCTGCTCTTAACCCAAATAAAGTGATCAATTGGATTCAAAAAGAAGCGAAAGAACATGGCTTACATCCGGTTGAAACGATGTTGGTCAGTGCTAAAAAAGGGAATTCAGTTGATGAATTATTGGCCGTGATTGAACGCGAACGTAAAGGCCGCGATGTCTATGTTGTTGGGGTGACGAACGTTGGTAAATCAACGTTGATTAACCGCATTATCAAGCAAACTGGGATTTTAGATAGCGACGTGATTACGACGTCACAATTCCCAGGAACGACTTTAGATCGCATCGATATTCCATTGTATGAAGATGATCATGCATTGATTGATACACCAGGGATTATGCATGCCCAACAAATGGCGCATTATTTACATGATAAAGACTTACGGTTGATTGCGCCGCAAAAGCGGATTAAACCAAAAGTATACCAATTAAATGAACAACAAACATTGTTCTTGGGTGGGTTAGCTCGTTTTGATTTCATTCAAGGTGCACGGCATGGCTTTGTCGGTTATTTTGACAATGAACTTTACATTCACCGGACTAAACTTGAAAATGCAGATCAATTCTACGCTAAGCAATTAGGGGACATGCTACAGCCACCACATCCAGAAGATTTAGCTGATTTTCCAGAACTCCAACGGTATGAATTCTCAACAAAGCAAAAGAGTGATTTAGTGTTTGCTGGGTTAGGCTGGATTACGTTACCAGAAAATGTCGTGGTTGCGGGATATGCGCCTAAAGGTGTCTCAGTCATGATTCGGAAAGCATTAATTTAA
- the yqeK gene encoding bis(5'-nucleosyl)-tetraphosphatase (symmetrical) YqeK translates to MSDFVYQENIVPYTRAELVAKVAANLSESRFEHCLRVEATAIQLAQKNGADVERAAIAGLVHDYTKQLPDETFIEAIKTQGFDPELLNYGNAIWHGVVGAYFIERDLEIHDETILNAVRRHTIGAPEMTLIDQILFVADFVEPGRNFPGAEAARETAMADLAAGVRYEILNTLTFLIQGKKQIYPKTIDTYNAWVPTQAK, encoded by the coding sequence ATGAGTGATTTTGTTTATCAAGAAAACATCGTGCCGTATACACGGGCTGAGTTAGTGGCTAAAGTTGCCGCTAACTTATCTGAAAGCCGATTTGAACATTGTTTGCGTGTGGAAGCCACCGCGATTCAATTAGCACAAAAAAATGGCGCAGATGTTGAACGCGCGGCAATTGCTGGTTTAGTGCATGACTATACTAAGCAATTACCAGATGAAACGTTCATTGAAGCGATTAAAACGCAAGGCTTTGATCCAGAACTACTCAATTACGGTAATGCCATCTGGCACGGTGTTGTTGGTGCTTATTTCATTGAACGTGATTTAGAAATCCATGATGAAACGATTTTAAATGCTGTGCGTCGTCATACGATTGGTGCGCCAGAAATGACCTTGATTGATCAGATTTTATTTGTGGCGGATTTTGTCGAACCTGGGCGCAATTTTCCGGGCGCAGAAGCTGCTCGTGAGACAGCAATGGCTGATTTAGCAGCCGGCGTGCGGTATGAAATCTTAAATACATTGACCTTTTTAATTCAGGGCAAGAAGCAGATTTATCCGAAAACAATCGACACATACAATGCTTGGGTACCGACTCAAGCCAAATAA
- a CDS encoding DUF177 domain-containing protein, with translation MLKWTVQSLLKHRDHPLMFKETLMLKESLQKREADVLDATPFVVDGELTVDQRAVIARVHVVGTLTVPSTRSLDPVALPMDFEFTEIYVDPEDEQLGRFTDEDILFPIEGEALELQVAVEDHILLHIPSHILTPEEEQDDVMPAGQSWSVISEEAYAKQQAEEETAPNPEFAKLKQLLEEQNNDAD, from the coding sequence TTGTTAAAATGGACAGTCCAATCATTATTAAAACATCGTGATCATCCATTGATGTTTAAAGAAACATTGATGTTAAAAGAAAGTTTACAAAAAAGAGAAGCTGATGTCCTAGATGCTACACCATTTGTAGTAGACGGTGAATTAACGGTTGACCAGCGCGCTGTAATTGCACGCGTACATGTGGTCGGGACATTAACAGTGCCTTCAACGCGGAGTTTAGATCCAGTAGCCTTGCCAATGGATTTTGAATTCACTGAAATCTACGTTGATCCAGAAGACGAGCAGTTGGGACGATTTACGGACGAAGATATTTTGTTCCCAATCGAAGGCGAAGCCCTAGAGCTACAGGTAGCTGTTGAAGATCACATTCTCTTGCACATTCCAAGTCACATCCTAACACCAGAAGAAGAACAAGATGATGTGATGCCAGCCGGACAGTCGTGGTCAGTCATTTCTGAAGAAGCCTATGCTAAGCAACAGGCTGAAGAAGAAACGGCACCCAATCCTGAATTTGCTAAGCTTAAACAATTATTAGAAGAACAAAACAATGACGCCGACTAA
- a CDS encoding nicotinate-nucleotide adenylyltransferase — protein MQSATLKQTNHVTEPDVLVVEDGHRLQVGIMGGTFNPPHIGHLVMAEQVRSQLGLDKILFMPDANPPHVDEKKTLPAKHRVAMVERAIADNSHFELDLTEIERGGVSYTYDTIVALKQQHPEIDYYFIIGGDMVDYLPTWYRIDDLVQLVQFVGVKRTGYAQQTPYPVLWVDAPVIDVSSTQIRNKIQQGCSVRYLLPDPVFEYIQKEGLYHE, from the coding sequence ATGCAAAGTGCAACGCTAAAGCAGACAAATCATGTGACTGAACCGGACGTGTTGGTTGTAGAAGATGGCCATCGCTTGCAAGTCGGCATTATGGGGGGCACATTTAACCCGCCACACATCGGTCATTTAGTGATGGCAGAACAAGTTCGTAGCCAACTCGGTCTCGATAAAATTTTGTTTATGCCAGATGCCAATCCACCGCACGTTGATGAGAAAAAAACATTACCAGCAAAACACCGTGTTGCAATGGTAGAACGTGCCATCGCTGACAATTCGCATTTTGAACTCGATTTAACGGAGATTGAACGTGGCGGTGTCAGTTACACCTACGATACGATCGTGGCATTAAAACAACAACACCCTGAAATCGATTATTATTTCATCATTGGCGGTGATATGGTCGACTACTTACCTACTTGGTATCGAATTGATGATTTAGTGCAGTTAGTCCAATTTGTTGGTGTTAAACGAACAGGGTATGCTCAACAAACGCCGTATCCAGTCTTATGGGTGGACGCACCGGTAATTGATGTCAGTTCAACGCAAATTCGCAATAAGATTCAACAAGGCTGTTCAGTGCGGTACTTGTTACCGGACCCAGTCTTTGAATACATTCAAAAAGAGGGCCTCTATCATGAGTGA
- a CDS encoding class I SAM-dependent DNA methyltransferase, which translates to MIYQSFATVYDRLMDHSLYGQWRDYTLQTLQNKHRVLELACGAGDLAILLKQAGLEVVGLDLSAEMLSIASEKASEAEVELPLLQGDMLDLGEIGTFEAVTCFDDSICYMPDLAHVQQVFEQVYRTLEPGGQFLFDAHSLYQMDELFPGFMYNDKTAETAFMWTSYAGEVPHSVEHDLSFFIWDDEIDGYQELNELHHERTYPVVDYVAALEAAGFKNVSVSADFGQEAVQEDSVRWFFSAVK; encoded by the coding sequence ATGATTTACCAAAGCTTTGCAACCGTCTATGACCGTTTGATGGACCATTCATTATATGGTCAATGGCGGGATTACACGTTGCAGACGTTACAAAATAAACATCGAGTCCTAGAACTAGCTTGTGGGGCTGGTGATTTAGCCATCTTGCTAAAACAAGCAGGGCTAGAGGTTGTCGGCTTAGATTTATCGGCCGAGATGTTGAGTATCGCTTCTGAAAAGGCTTCTGAAGCCGAGGTCGAGTTACCTTTATTACAAGGCGACATGCTTGACTTAGGCGAAATTGGGACGTTTGAAGCGGTCACTTGTTTTGACGACTCGATCTGTTACATGCCAGATTTAGCGCATGTCCAACAAGTTTTTGAACAAGTTTATCGAACTTTAGAGCCAGGTGGTCAATTTCTATTTGATGCCCATTCACTTTATCAAATGGATGAGCTTTTCCCAGGTTTTATGTATAACGATAAGACGGCAGAAACGGCCTTCATGTGGACGAGTTACGCAGGTGAAGTACCACATTCAGTTGAACATGATCTCAGCTTTTTTATCTGGGATGACGAGATTGACGGTTATCAAGAACTTAATGAATTACACCATGAACGAACTTATCCGGTGGTAGATTATGTTGCAGCATTAGAAGCTGCTGGGTTCAAGAATGTATCAGTCAGTGCTGATTTTGGCCAAGAAGCCGTTCAAGAAGATAGTGTGCGTTGGTTCTTTAGCGCAGTGAAATAG
- a CDS encoding HAMP domain-containing sensor histidine kinase, with protein MQDETVASTTNKGRKISLKVKWAAAVGLAIFITFAIFSIVIFSSISNILLHREVDNVHDTVTVVQARLSSNGPHLTEGFVTNQLDPNRHSPKAIYQDAVLTRLAQQDVTVKIYDANKKGLFASRGAIGPFPKGDTDTLKRKAIFGKMRLIGISPIKTSQNRVIGYVEVVNNVRDYNHAMTELRIVLVVVVFFAMLFSALIGYLLANQFLRPIEVMKKTIEAINSEPNSDVRIPETGHSQDELSDLVSAFNGMLNRIQHYFEQQDQFVSDVSHELRTPVAIIEGHLQLLNRWGKDDPEVLEESLAASLQEILRMKNLIQEMLDLTRADKVVTEGTTEVTDVGEVVLQNYHNFEMLYPEFNFMLDNDLHQPALVHVNRNHLEQIMIILLDNAIKYSTIRKEVHIAVASDERYAQVAVQDFGEGISEEDKKKVFHRFYRVDKARSREKGGNGLGLAIAQQLVEGYDGNVSLESSVGYGSVFRVELPLIREVEPKSEEPVNTD; from the coding sequence ATGCAGGACGAAACGGTAGCATCAACAACAAATAAGGGTCGTAAAATATCGTTAAAGGTGAAATGGGCAGCTGCGGTTGGGTTGGCCATTTTTATCACCTTTGCGATTTTTTCAATTGTGATCTTTAGTAGTATCTCTAATATCTTGCTACACAGAGAAGTCGATAATGTGCACGATACGGTGACCGTCGTACAAGCGAGATTGTCCAGCAATGGGCCACATCTTACAGAAGGCTTTGTCACCAATCAATTGGATCCGAACCGTCACAGCCCTAAAGCCATCTATCAAGATGCGGTTTTAACGCGGTTAGCACAACAGGATGTTACAGTTAAGATTTATGATGCAAACAAGAAGGGTTTGTTTGCATCGCGCGGGGCGATTGGTCCGTTTCCAAAAGGCGATACGGATACATTAAAGCGCAAAGCTATTTTTGGTAAGATGCGGCTGATTGGCATTAGTCCGATTAAGACAAGTCAAAACCGTGTAATTGGTTATGTAGAGGTGGTCAATAACGTCCGTGATTATAACCACGCTATGACTGAATTAAGAATTGTGTTAGTTGTGGTTGTCTTTTTTGCTATGTTATTTAGTGCATTGATTGGCTATTTATTAGCCAACCAATTCTTGCGACCAATCGAAGTTATGAAAAAAACGATAGAAGCCATTAATTCAGAGCCTAATTCAGATGTCCGAATTCCTGAGACTGGGCATAGTCAAGATGAATTATCTGATCTGGTCAGTGCGTTTAATGGTATGTTGAATCGAATTCAGCATTATTTCGAACAGCAAGACCAGTTCGTCAGTGATGTTTCGCATGAGTTGCGGACACCAGTTGCGATTATTGAAGGGCATCTACAACTGCTCAATCGATGGGGGAAAGATGATCCAGAGGTACTGGAAGAATCTTTAGCGGCTTCGTTACAAGAAATCTTGCGGATGAAAAATTTAATTCAAGAAATGCTTGATTTAACACGGGCAGATAAAGTCGTGACTGAAGGAACGACTGAAGTGACCGATGTCGGGGAAGTTGTTCTTCAGAATTACCATAACTTCGAGATGTTATATCCAGAATTTAATTTTATGCTCGACAATGATTTGCACCAACCAGCGCTAGTGCATGTTAATCGAAATCACTTAGAACAAATTATGATTATTCTGTTGGATAATGCGATTAAATATTCAACGATACGTAAAGAAGTTCATATTGCCGTCGCTAGTGATGAGCGGTATGCGCAAGTGGCCGTGCAAGACTTTGGTGAAGGTATTTCGGAAGAAGATAAGAAGAAAGTCTTTCACCGGTTCTATCGCGTTGACAAAGCACGAAGTCGGGAAAAAGGTGGCAATGGATTGGGATTAGCAATTGCCCAACAACTCGTTGAAGGCTATGACGGGAATGTGTCGCTAGAAAGTAGCGTTGGCTACGGTTCTGTTTTTAGAGTTGAGTTACCACTGATTCGTGAAGTAGAACCAAAATCAGAAGAACCAGTTAATACGGATTAA
- the rsfS gene encoding ribosome silencing factor gives MKSLDILKIAVQAADSKRAEDIVAMNMEGISLLADYFVMLTGTSERQLGAIIDAIEDAEEENGVFVKHIEGKKGSRWILMDFGDIVVNAFMPEERALYNLEKLWDQAPLVDVSEWLDEE, from the coding sequence GTGAAAAGTTTAGATATTTTAAAAATTGCTGTGCAAGCAGCTGATAGCAAACGAGCAGAAGACATCGTCGCAATGAACATGGAAGGCATCAGTTTATTAGCTGATTACTTCGTGATGTTAACTGGGACGTCAGAACGTCAATTAGGCGCAATTATTGACGCCATTGAAGACGCAGAAGAAGAAAATGGCGTTTTCGTAAAACACATCGAAGGTAAAAAGGGTTCACGTTGGATCTTGATGGACTTTGGCGATATCGTTGTCAATGCCTTCATGCCAGAAGAACGTGCCTTATACAACCTTGAAAAACTTTGGGATCAAGCACCACTTGTTGATGTTTCCGAATGGTTGGATGAAGAATGA
- a CDS encoding nucleotidyltransferase: MRITGIIAEYNPLHNGHRYQLQQARAASHADLVIVCMSGNYVQRGEPAILDKWTRAQLALSNGADMVVELPFASAVQPADRFADGAVKLLAALGCQTLAFGSEYPTFDYQQVGQQILALKAKSQTFIDYQKTYATQLNEFYQAELNLNLDQPNHLLGVSYAVANAQLEVPMQLLAIKREQAQHGDQTIGAGQFASASAIRQAATKGDDWAQLAPVMPHSTLTALQTQSHLDWDQLWPLLKYRIESTPLAQLRQIYQMSEGLEYRFKKVIHSVNRYAELLQALKTKRYTYARLQRVCLYVLLNIQQTDIEQSLAQRPIHLLGFNQVGQAHLHTLKKTLDHPLISKVSAKLGAEEGPLGLEVRVDRLQEQFGWQSQNFARQPIFNQRKDDEHC; the protein is encoded by the coding sequence ATGAGAATTACGGGGATTATTGCGGAATATAATCCGCTACATAATGGACATCGGTATCAATTGCAACAGGCGCGGGCAGCTTCGCACGCAGATTTAGTGATTGTCTGCATGAGCGGTAACTATGTGCAAAGAGGTGAACCCGCGATTTTGGACAAATGGACGCGCGCACAACTTGCTTTGAGCAATGGTGCTGATATGGTCGTTGAATTGCCGTTTGCCAGTGCTGTCCAACCTGCAGACCGTTTTGCTGATGGGGCCGTCAAGTTATTGGCGGCGCTTGGTTGTCAGACCTTAGCGTTTGGCAGTGAATATCCAACGTTTGACTATCAGCAAGTCGGGCAACAGATTTTAGCTTTAAAGGCCAAGTCACAGACGTTTATTGATTATCAAAAAACTTATGCGACGCAGCTCAATGAGTTTTATCAAGCAGAATTAAATTTAAATTTAGATCAACCCAATCACCTCTTAGGGGTCAGTTATGCGGTTGCCAACGCGCAACTTGAAGTGCCAATGCAGTTGCTTGCGATTAAGCGTGAGCAGGCACAACACGGCGATCAAACGATTGGCGCGGGACAATTTGCTAGTGCCAGTGCTATCCGACAGGCGGCAACAAAGGGTGATGACTGGGCACAGTTAGCCCCAGTGATGCCGCATTCGACTTTAACAGCGCTCCAGACTCAATCGCATCTGGATTGGGACCAACTATGGCCGCTATTGAAATACCGAATTGAAAGTACACCCCTTGCCCAACTTCGGCAGATTTATCAGATGTCAGAGGGCTTGGAGTACCGTTTCAAAAAGGTGATTCATTCAGTCAATCGGTATGCCGAGTTGTTACAGGCACTTAAAACAAAGCGATATACGTATGCACGCTTGCAACGGGTTTGTTTATACGTCCTGTTGAATATTCAACAAACGGATATTGAACAATCATTAGCGCAGCGGCCCATCCATTTGCTTGGCTTTAACCAAGTCGGCCAGGCGCATTTGCACACGTTGAAAAAAACGCTCGATCACCCACTTATCAGTAAGGTCTCAGCTAAATTGGGTGCCGAAGAGGGCCCACTGGGGTTAGAGGTGCGAGTTGATCGATTACAAGAACAGTTTGGCTGGCAATCACAGAATTTTGCCCGCCAACCGATTTTTAACCAAAGAAAGGATGACGAGCATTGTTAA
- the gndA gene encoding NADP-dependent phosphogluconate dehydrogenase — MSQPQIGVIGMAVMGKNLALNIESRGYTVAIYNRTGAKTEAVMQDHSEKKLVPSYTIEEFVQSLEKPRRIILMVKAGAGTDAVINELLPLLDKGDILIDGGNTFFGDTIRRNAELDKSGINFIGMGVSGGELGALEGPSMMPGGQKEAYELVAPILEQMSAKAEDGQPCVTYIGPNGAGHYVKMVHNGIEYGDMELISESYNLLRNVVGLSVEEIADVFKEWNHGELDSYLMEITADILTRKDDLETDKPIVDVILDAAGNKGTGKWSSQSALELGVPQSLITESVYARYISAMKDERVAASKILPAPTVAKLTEDKKELIEKIRQALYFSKIMSYAQGFEQMRVASDQYDWSLNYGEIAKIWREGCIIRARFLQKITDAFDKKADLNNLLLDDYFLDITKNYQGAVRDVAAMAIQQGVPAPGFSAAITYFDSYRSEVLPANLIQAQRDYFGAHTYQRTDREGTFHYTWYKEQ; from the coding sequence ATGAGTCAACCACAAATCGGTGTCATCGGGATGGCAGTTATGGGCAAGAACTTAGCATTAAACATTGAAAGTCGCGGTTACACCGTTGCGATTTATAACCGAACAGGTGCTAAGACAGAAGCAGTGATGCAAGATCACAGCGAAAAGAAATTGGTACCAAGCTATACAATTGAAGAATTTGTTCAATCATTAGAAAAACCACGGCGAATCATCTTAATGGTTAAAGCCGGCGCTGGTACAGATGCTGTCATCAACGAATTGTTACCTTTATTAGATAAAGGTGATATTTTAATCGATGGCGGGAACACCTTCTTTGGCGATACAATTCGTCGGAATGCTGAACTAGATAAGTCAGGCATTAACTTTATCGGAATGGGTGTTTCTGGTGGTGAATTAGGCGCATTAGAAGGCCCTTCAATGATGCCAGGCGGTCAAAAAGAAGCTTATGAATTAGTTGCACCAATCTTAGAACAAATGTCAGCAAAGGCTGAAGATGGCCAACCATGTGTCACATACATCGGGCCAAACGGTGCTGGTCACTATGTTAAGATGGTCCACAACGGGATCGAATATGGTGATATGGAACTCATCTCAGAAAGTTATAATTTATTGAGAAACGTTGTTGGTTTATCTGTTGAAGAAATCGCTGATGTCTTCAAAGAATGGAACCACGGCGAATTAGACAGTTATTTAATGGAAATCACAGCGGACATCTTAACGCGAAAAGATGATTTAGAAACGGATAAACCAATTGTCGACGTCATCTTAGATGCTGCTGGTAACAAAGGAACTGGTAAGTGGAGTTCACAAAGCGCCCTTGAATTGGGTGTGCCACAATCATTGATTACAGAATCTGTTTATGCACGTTATATTTCAGCAATGAAAGACGAACGGGTGGCTGCAAGCAAGATTTTACCAGCCCCAACCGTTGCTAAATTAACAGAAGATAAAAAAGAATTAATCGAAAAGATTCGCCAAGCATTGTACTTCAGCAAGATCATGAGCTATGCGCAAGGCTTTGAACAAATGCGGGTTGCTTCAGATCAATATGACTGGTCATTAAACTATGGCGAAATCGCTAAGATCTGGCGTGAAGGCTGTATCATTCGGGCCCGTTTCTTACAAAAGATTACGGATGCCTTTGATAAAAAAGCTGATTTAAACAACTTATTGTTGGATGATTACTTCTTAGATATTACAAAGAATTATCAAGGCGCTGTTCGTGACGTAGCTGCAATGGCCATCCAACAAGGTGTGCCAGCACCTGGTTTCTCAGCTGCTATCACATATTTTGATTCATATCGTTCAGAAGTATTACCAGCAAACTTAATCCAAGCACAACGCGACTACTTTGGTGCGCACACATACCAAAGAACAGACCGCGAAGGCACATTCCATTATACTTGGTATAAAGAACAATAG
- the yidC gene encoding membrane protein insertase YidC: MKNSKRFATLAMLTMTVTFFLAGCVPQKMSSHPKVPTGLIYGSSYKYIAVPLQHIMERIADVFGGINGYGWAIIIITFVVRMILLPLMLNQSNKMTAQQEKTRRLKPQLDIIQEQQKAATTPEEKAELSQLMMKVYKENDSSMMPSLGCLTLLIQLPIFSGLYQAIQYSPEISSSHFFGIGLGSPNIIITVIATLLYVGQSALSLVGMPAEQKKQMQTTVLMSPAITFFISLFAPAGLALYFLAGGIIMVIQQLITTFIIMPRVKKRIDQEIKEKPIVTVVTKEMFTQKAAVKPAADVTETPTETSNPTVATPKVAGKRNSGKQRHKPQA, encoded by the coding sequence ATGAAAAATTCTAAACGCTTCGCGACACTCGCGATGCTTACAATGACCGTTACATTCTTTCTCGCTGGCTGTGTTCCACAAAAAATGAGCAGCCATCCCAAAGTCCCAACCGGCTTAATCTATGGTTCATCCTATAAATACATCGCCGTGCCGCTCCAACATATTATGGAACGCATTGCTGATGTTTTCGGTGGCATCAATGGTTACGGCTGGGCAATTATCATCATCACATTCGTTGTGCGGATGATTTTACTCCCATTAATGTTGAACCAATCGAATAAGATGACGGCCCAACAAGAAAAGACCCGTCGCTTGAAACCGCAATTAGATATTATCCAAGAACAACAAAAAGCGGCAACAACCCCTGAAGAAAAGGCTGAACTTAGCCAGTTGATGATGAAGGTTTATAAGGAAAATGATTCAAGCATGATGCCAAGTCTTGGTTGTTTGACCTTATTAATTCAATTACCAATCTTCTCTGGTTTGTATCAAGCCATCCAATACTCACCTGAAATTTCAAGTAGCCACTTCTTTGGGATCGGTCTTGGGAGCCCAAACATTATCATTACTGTGATTGCGACCCTCTTATATGTCGGTCAAAGTGCACTTTCATTAGTCGGGATGCCTGCTGAACAAAAGAAACAAATGCAAACAACCGTCCTAATGAGTCCTGCGATTACATTCTTCATTTCGTTATTTGCACCAGCCGGTTTAGCACTTTATTTCTTAGCCGGTGGGATTATCATGGTGATTCAACAATTAATCACGACATTCATCATCATGCCTCGTGTTAAAAAACGGATCGATCAAGAAATTAAGGAAAAACCAATCGTCACGGTTGTCACAAAAGAAATGTTCACTCAAAAAGCAGCAGTCAAACCAGCTGCCGACGTCACAGAAACACCAACAGAAACAAGCAACCCAACTGTCGCTACACCTAAAGTAGCTGGCAAACGCAACTCAGGTAAGCAACGGCATAAGCCACAAGCTTAA
- a CDS encoding response regulator transcription factor: protein MSRILIIEDEKNLARFVELELKHEGYETEVHFNGRTGLEAALNEEWDAILLDLMLPELNGLEVCRRVRQVKNTPIIMMTARDSVIDRVSGLDHGADDYIVKPFAIEELLARLRALLRRIDIEGEHNAAKQTTVTYRDLTVEKENRVVRRGDDVIELTKREYELLLTLMENVNVVLARDVLLSKVWGYDSDVETNVVDVYIRYLRNKIDRSGEQSYIQTVRGMGYVMRS from the coding sequence ATGAGTCGCATATTGATTATTGAAGATGAGAAAAATTTAGCTCGATTTGTGGAACTTGAATTAAAGCATGAGGGTTATGAGACAGAGGTCCATTTCAATGGGCGTACTGGTTTAGAAGCTGCCTTGAATGAAGAATGGGACGCGATTTTATTAGACTTGATGTTACCTGAATTAAACGGGTTAGAAGTCTGCCGTCGGGTCCGCCAAGTTAAGAATACGCCAATCATTATGATGACGGCTCGTGATTCAGTGATTGACCGTGTTTCTGGGTTAGATCATGGCGCAGACGATTATATCGTTAAGCCTTTTGCCATTGAAGAATTATTAGCGCGTTTACGGGCATTGCTACGGCGAATTGATATCGAAGGCGAACATAACGCTGCTAAACAAACGACGGTTACTTACCGTGATTTAACGGTTGAAAAAGAAAACCGAGTTGTTCGGCGTGGTGATGATGTGATTGAACTAACGAAACGTGAATATGAATTATTATTAACATTGATGGAAAACGTCAACGTTGTTTTGGCACGCGATGTCTTACTCAGCAAAGTTTGGGGTTACGATTCGGATGTTGAAACCAATGTTGTCGATGTTTATATCCGTTACTTACGAAATAAAATTGATCGTTCTGGCGAACAAAGTTACATTCAAACGGTTCGTGGAATGGGTTATGTGATGCGCTCGTGA
- a CDS encoding YhbY family RNA-binding protein, giving the protein MLTGKQKHYLRGLAQTTKPLFQLGKNGLSQTYFEQIEEAIEKRELVKINLLQTTEVTVDELANFLKQHDSRIEIAQKIGRTLVIYKASRKEKYQKISTIVTKLGR; this is encoded by the coding sequence GTGTTAACAGGCAAACAAAAACATTACTTACGCGGTTTAGCGCAAACCACTAAACCACTTTTTCAACTAGGCAAAAACGGCTTAAGCCAAACTTATTTCGAACAAATTGAAGAGGCCATCGAAAAACGAGAACTCGTTAAGATTAACTTGTTACAAACAACAGAAGTGACCGTTGATGAATTAGCCAACTTCTTAAAACAACATGACAGTCGCATCGAAATTGCGCAAAAAATTGGACGCACATTGGTGATTTATAAAGCTTCACGGAAAGAAAAATACCAAAAGATTTCAACGATTGTTACTAAGCTCGGACGCTAA